A stretch of Arthrobacter sunyaminii DNA encodes these proteins:
- a CDS encoding ABC transporter ATP-binding protein, whose amino-acid sequence MTNAIDIRSMSRTFGHSKALDDITLTVPPGAICGLLGRNGAGKTTIMSILAGQDRPSSGTAEVFGQNPFENEAALSKISFVRDNQRYPDGYRLHHVLRIAPEFAPNWNAGIAAELVEGLRIPDRTPIKKFSRGQLSAVAIVLALASRAPLTLLDEPYLGLDVTARAFFHNMLLRDYTEHPRTVILSTHLIEESEALFDRVVIVDRGRVRADCDSDETSSLAFTLSGTADAVERLSEGRALLLSHTVGNLKSVTVSGTADDDLRTQARTLGATVSPATLQELVAAFGADAPQAIRTRKGAHA is encoded by the coding sequence ATGACCAACGCAATCGACATCCGCTCCATGAGCCGCACCTTCGGGCACTCGAAGGCGCTCGACGACATCACGCTCACCGTTCCGCCGGGCGCCATCTGCGGACTCCTTGGCCGGAACGGTGCCGGCAAAACGACCATCATGTCCATTCTCGCCGGCCAGGACCGGCCGAGCTCAGGCACAGCGGAAGTGTTTGGACAGAACCCCTTTGAGAATGAAGCTGCCCTATCCAAGATCAGCTTTGTCCGCGACAACCAGCGGTATCCCGACGGCTACCGGCTGCACCATGTCCTGCGCATCGCCCCCGAATTTGCGCCGAACTGGAACGCCGGCATTGCCGCGGAACTGGTGGAGGGATTACGCATCCCGGACAGGACGCCGATCAAGAAATTCTCCCGGGGACAGCTTTCCGCCGTCGCCATTGTTCTCGCCCTGGCCTCGCGAGCCCCGCTCACACTCCTTGATGAGCCCTACCTGGGCCTTGACGTCACAGCCCGGGCGTTCTTTCACAACATGCTTCTCCGGGACTACACGGAGCACCCCCGCACGGTCATCCTGTCTACCCACCTCATCGAAGAATCCGAAGCTCTCTTTGACCGTGTAGTGATCGTTGACCGGGGCCGGGTGCGCGCCGATTGCGACAGCGACGAGACATCCAGCCTTGCCTTTACCCTGAGCGGGACCGCAGACGCTGTCGAGCGGCTCTCAGAAGGCAGGGCCCTTCTCCTCTCACACACAGTCGGCAACCTGAAATCGGTCACCGTCAGCGGGACCGCCGATGACGATCTCCGAACCCAGGCGCGCACACTCGGAGCAACCGTTTCGCCGGCTACCCTCCAGGAACTCGTCGCAGCATTCGGGGCAGATGCACCGCAAGCGATTCGCACCAGGAAAGGGGCACACGCATGA
- a CDS encoding sugar-binding transcriptional regulator, translated as MGVTKRSAARHGEGITPQAERDRDALRAAQMYYLQNLTMEAIARELRISRSTVSRLLSHARSTGLVEIKINSAADRAPALEKEISSRFGIHAKVVPVVEGVSPAQILQRVAVQAAHHINPLIDSDAIVGVAWGSTLTAVSQHLGVKDTHDSTVVQMNGAGNFRTSGITYASEILQRFGHAYGARVVQFPVPAFFDHTETKEAMWRERPVKRVLDLQARMNIAIFGVGSMEAGVPSHVYNGAYLDEEDLEDLMAEGVVGDVATMFYRVDGTWDGISLNARSTGPELGQLRQVPRRICVVAGEAKTTSLLGALRAGLVTDLILDENSARRLASC; from the coding sequence ATTGGTGTCACCAAGCGTTCCGCTGCACGGCACGGGGAGGGTATTACCCCTCAGGCGGAACGCGACCGGGACGCCCTGCGGGCGGCACAGATGTACTACCTGCAGAACCTGACCATGGAAGCCATCGCCCGCGAACTGCGGATCTCGCGCTCCACTGTTTCCCGCCTGCTCTCGCATGCCCGCAGCACCGGACTGGTGGAGATCAAGATCAACAGCGCTGCGGACCGGGCTCCGGCGCTGGAGAAGGAAATCAGCTCCCGCTTCGGAATCCACGCCAAGGTGGTGCCCGTGGTGGAGGGGGTTTCCCCCGCCCAGATTCTGCAGCGTGTTGCCGTTCAAGCCGCCCACCACATCAATCCCCTGATTGATTCGGACGCCATCGTGGGTGTTGCCTGGGGCTCCACGCTCACCGCCGTCAGCCAGCATCTGGGCGTCAAGGACACCCATGACAGCACAGTTGTGCAGATGAATGGTGCCGGCAATTTCCGCACCTCGGGCATCACCTATGCCAGTGAAATCCTGCAGCGTTTTGGCCATGCCTACGGCGCACGCGTGGTGCAGTTCCCGGTGCCCGCGTTCTTCGACCACACGGAGACCAAGGAAGCCATGTGGCGCGAACGTCCCGTGAAGCGCGTGCTGGATCTGCAGGCCCGGATGAACATCGCCATCTTCGGAGTCGGCTCCATGGAGGCGGGTGTTCCAAGCCACGTTTACAACGGCGCCTACCTCGATGAAGAGGATCTGGAGGATCTGATGGCCGAAGGCGTGGTGGGCGACGTAGCCACCATGTTCTACCGCGTGGACGGCACTTGGGACGGCATCAGCCTCAATGCCCGCAGCACCGGCCCGGAGCTGGGCCAGCTGCGGCAGGTCCCGCGCCGCATCTGCGTGGTGGCCGGGGAAGCCAAGACCACCAGCCTGCTGGGGGCGCTGCGCGCCGGTCTGGTGACGGACCTGATCCTGGATGAAAACTCGGCCCGAAGGCTGGCCTCCTGCTGA
- a CDS encoding glycerol-3-phosphate dehydrogenase/oxidase, with protein sequence MAKPPQKRLEIVVDNSVNPNKGKTAVRPVVQQLKDRPRASVLIVGGGINGVGTFRDLSLQGVDVALVERGDYCQGASGASSHMIHGGIRYLENGEFRLVHESVVERNALLRLAPHYVKPLQTTIPITSTFSGITAAPLRFLTHKQGKHTERGAVLIKAGLLMYDFFSRGGRVAPRHNFVGKKKSLQELPKLRSDVKYTATYFDASVHNPERLTLDVLRDGLEANPQSRASNYVSAVGTTDAGTLLRDELTGEEFLFEADVVINATGAWVDETNDSFGKRTSFMGGTKGSHIVLDHPELLEACNGRELFFEHTDGRIVLIYPMGDRVLVGTTDIDADITEDSVCTDEEIEYFFELVAHVFPTIDVRRDHIVYTFSGVRPLPKHDDTQPGFVSRDYRIEKRMDRRAGKNVTTLSLVGGKWTTFRALSENLASEAMTALGMPRKTTTSELQIGGGKDFPRTEAEERLWVNRTAGEVADRDRVRVLLTRYGTRATDVLEFLAKGGDQLLASTPELSTRELTYMVENEQITRLSDILIRRTSLAFRGLVTEEMLNELAELLAPQLGWDEEEARVQVQGARDLLVNKHGMKIGVPVA encoded by the coding sequence ATGGCAAAGCCGCCACAGAAGCGTTTGGAGATAGTCGTGGACAATTCCGTGAACCCCAACAAGGGAAAAACCGCCGTCCGTCCGGTGGTGCAGCAGCTGAAGGACCGCCCCCGGGCCTCAGTGCTGATCGTGGGCGGCGGCATCAATGGCGTAGGCACGTTCCGTGACCTGTCGCTGCAGGGAGTGGACGTAGCACTCGTGGAACGCGGGGACTACTGCCAGGGCGCTTCCGGTGCCTCATCCCACATGATCCACGGCGGCATCCGCTACCTGGAAAACGGCGAGTTCCGGCTCGTGCATGAGTCCGTCGTCGAGCGCAATGCGCTGCTCCGACTGGCCCCGCACTATGTAAAGCCGCTGCAGACCACCATCCCGATCACCAGCACCTTCTCAGGCATCACCGCAGCCCCGCTGCGCTTCCTGACGCACAAGCAGGGCAAGCACACCGAGCGCGGCGCCGTGCTCATCAAAGCCGGCCTGCTGATGTACGACTTCTTCTCCCGCGGCGGCCGCGTGGCTCCGCGCCACAACTTTGTCGGCAAGAAGAAGTCCCTGCAGGAACTGCCCAAGCTGCGTTCCGACGTCAAGTACACCGCCACGTACTTCGACGCCTCGGTCCACAACCCCGAGCGCCTCACCCTGGACGTGCTGCGCGACGGACTCGAAGCCAATCCGCAGTCCCGCGCCAGCAACTACGTCTCGGCCGTGGGCACCACGGACGCCGGAACGCTGCTGCGCGACGAACTGACGGGCGAAGAATTCCTGTTCGAAGCCGACGTCGTCATCAACGCCACCGGCGCCTGGGTGGACGAAACCAATGATTCCTTCGGAAAGCGCACCTCCTTCATGGGCGGCACCAAGGGCTCACACATCGTCCTGGACCACCCGGAACTGCTTGAAGCCTGCAACGGCCGCGAACTGTTCTTCGAGCACACCGACGGCCGCATTGTCCTCATCTACCCGATGGGTGACCGCGTGCTGGTGGGCACTACGGACATCGACGCCGACATCACCGAGGACTCGGTCTGCACCGATGAGGAAATCGAGTACTTCTTCGAACTCGTTGCGCATGTGTTCCCGACCATCGACGTGCGCCGCGACCACATCGTGTACACCTTCTCCGGTGTCCGTCCGCTGCCCAAGCACGATGACACGCAGCCCGGCTTCGTGTCCCGCGACTACCGCATCGAAAAGCGCATGGACCGCCGCGCCGGCAAGAACGTCACCACCCTGTCTCTCGTGGGCGGCAAGTGGACCACGTTCCGCGCCCTCTCCGAAAACCTTGCTTCCGAAGCCATGACCGCACTGGGCATGCCGCGGAAGACGACGACGTCGGAGCTTCAGATCGGCGGCGGCAAGGACTTCCCGCGCACCGAAGCGGAAGAGCGACTGTGGGTCAACCGCACGGCCGGCGAGGTTGCCGACCGCGACCGCGTCCGCGTGCTGCTGACCCGCTACGGAACCCGCGCCACCGATGTTCTCGAGTTCCTGGCGAAGGGTGGAGATCAGCTGCTGGCCTCCACTCCCGAGCTGAGTACCCGTGAGCTCACCTACATGGTGGAAAACGAGCAGATCACCCGTCTGTCCGACATCCTGATCCGCCGCACGTCACTGGCCTTCCGCGGCCTGGTGACCGAGGAGATGCTCAATGAGCTGGCGGAACTGCTTGCTCCCCAGCTGGGCTGGGATGAGGAAGAAGCCCGGGTCCAGGTGCAGGGTGCACGCGACCTGCTGGTGAACAAGCACGGCATGAAGATTGGTGTGCCGGTAGCCTAG
- a CDS encoding type I phosphomannose isomerase catalytic subunit, producing the protein MTVVRTDSAVSRSLTPVHRPPPLPSRGLLIEWDPATFRQTLEQFAGDRSLPVPHAEVKTGSPFPFSLRVLDADVPPPIMLHPHWEQALTGFIREQARGVPLNAGNRHYKDRNPKCEVAVALTPLRVLAGERSIEELEAIASVLELPWLRSYLRFRHETAIHSVLRMSPDETKSALRETAEAVERCRSVEGPAAEAVATVRRLQQLFPHDRGILLAICMKLIQLNPGEATVIPPGCLHTYLSGQAVVVMGISDNALHAALTTEQVDLTELLQLISTGQPQPSALPVLELGDGEQRIPLWSDDLDLRRVVVGKDPKPVIVGPFSVVLAAMDPASITVEEVTAEMLPETKILYAGAPVTATFTGPSQVFVASAL; encoded by the coding sequence GTGACTGTAGTGCGTACCGATTCCGCCGTCTCAAGGTCCCTAACACCTGTTCATCGGCCTCCGCCGCTTCCTTCCCGCGGTTTGCTCATTGAATGGGATCCCGCGACCTTTCGGCAAACGCTCGAACAATTTGCCGGAGACCGGTCGCTTCCGGTCCCCCATGCTGAAGTCAAAACCGGCTCGCCGTTCCCCTTTAGCCTCCGGGTCCTGGACGCGGATGTTCCGCCTCCGATCATGCTGCACCCGCATTGGGAGCAGGCGCTGACCGGTTTCATACGGGAGCAGGCCCGGGGCGTGCCCCTGAACGCCGGAAACCGCCACTACAAGGACCGCAACCCGAAATGTGAGGTGGCAGTAGCCCTCACTCCCCTGCGGGTGCTTGCCGGAGAACGGAGCATCGAGGAACTTGAGGCCATCGCGTCCGTGCTGGAACTGCCCTGGCTGCGTTCCTACCTTCGCTTCCGCCATGAGACTGCCATCCATTCCGTTCTGCGCATGTCGCCAGACGAAACCAAATCTGCCCTGCGGGAAACAGCCGAGGCGGTGGAGCGATGCCGGTCCGTTGAGGGACCGGCTGCAGAGGCGGTCGCCACAGTGCGCCGCCTGCAGCAGCTCTTCCCGCACGACCGCGGCATACTGCTGGCCATCTGCATGAAACTGATCCAGCTGAATCCCGGGGAGGCAACCGTGATCCCTCCCGGATGCCTGCATACCTATCTGTCCGGCCAGGCTGTGGTGGTTATGGGCATCTCCGATAATGCGTTGCACGCCGCCCTCACCACGGAGCAGGTGGACCTCACCGAATTGCTGCAGCTGATAAGCACCGGACAGCCGCAGCCTTCTGCCCTGCCCGTACTCGAGCTCGGTGACGGCGAGCAGCGCATACCGCTGTGGAGCGACGACCTGGACCTGCGGCGGGTGGTTGTGGGGAAAGATCCAAAGCCCGTCATTGTGGGGCCGTTCAGCGTTGTGCTGGCTGCTATGGATCCCGCCTCCATCACCGTGGAGGAGGTCACGGCTGAAATGCTTCCCGAAACAAAGATCCTGTACGCCGGGGCGCCCGTGACGGCCACCTTCACCGGCCCGTCCCAGGTCTTCGTGGCGTCGGCACTCTAG
- a CDS encoding CarD family transcriptional regulator, giving the protein MSRAFSFCRRCQLSFSKGQVLVHPHHGPAVVSSFQIHPRLQKDCMVLEVQASHLMVWVPLDQIERVGLRPVLDQTGLDTLFSVLRGPADEEDHQWSRRFKDNTEKLATGDPLVIAAVVRNLMLRNNSHGLSQAEREMLRHARQPLLTEVSLALAITEQAASDMIDAVWCAATEPEAS; this is encoded by the coding sequence TTGAGCCGGGCCTTCAGCTTCTGCCGGAGGTGCCAATTGTCATTTTCCAAAGGTCAGGTTCTGGTTCATCCCCATCACGGCCCAGCAGTGGTCAGCTCTTTTCAAATCCATCCGCGTCTGCAGAAGGACTGCATGGTCCTGGAAGTGCAGGCCTCCCATCTGATGGTCTGGGTTCCCCTGGATCAGATTGAGCGTGTGGGCCTGCGGCCCGTCCTGGACCAAACCGGTCTGGACACGCTGTTTTCGGTCCTGCGGGGCCCGGCTGACGAGGAGGATCACCAGTGGTCCCGGCGGTTTAAGGACAATACCGAAAAGCTGGCCACGGGCGACCCTCTGGTGATTGCCGCCGTCGTGCGCAATCTGATGCTCCGAAACAACTCGCACGGGCTTTCCCAGGCGGAACGGGAAATGCTGCGCCATGCACGGCAGCCGCTGTTGACGGAAGTGTCGCTGGCGCTTGCTATTACGGAGCAGGCAGCATCGGACATGATTGACGCCGTGTGGTGCGCTGCCACCGAACCTGAGGCGTCCTAA
- a CDS encoding acyl-CoA dehydrogenase family protein gives MTTEILASSARSYAELAARFRPLFADIAQGAARRESGRILLHDEVRRLAEAGFTSLRVPSGLGGGGVSAPDFFRLLIELAAAESNLAQALRCHIAFVEDLLYANNTKWLRRIADGAVVGNAWTESGPVPVGGVSTTITVDGAGYRVNGTKSYTTGSLYADWIQTGARTAEGLDVIALVRRDNPGVEVIDDWDGFGQRLTASGTSVFTNVFVPAADVITEAAHPPYSTGVYQLIHVATLAGIARAALGDVVSEVRKRTRTFSNGNGTRPSADIQVQQVVGEVSALAFSAETASLRVAELVQEAYEAQLQSSPALADAAVTAVEFASSQAQIVVTEQVQRAASLLFNALGASSTRQELQLDRHWRNARTISSHNPVIYKSRIVGDWEINGTIPDFVWRAGEAPAPASASAR, from the coding sequence ATGACCACCGAGATTTTGGCTTCCTCCGCCCGCAGCTATGCGGAACTGGCGGCCCGGTTCCGCCCGCTGTTTGCAGACATCGCCCAGGGTGCAGCCCGGCGGGAGAGCGGACGCATCCTGCTGCACGATGAAGTCCGCCGCCTTGCCGAAGCGGGCTTCACGTCCCTGCGGGTTCCCTCCGGACTCGGCGGCGGAGGCGTGTCCGCCCCGGACTTCTTCCGGCTGCTCATTGAATTGGCGGCGGCGGAATCGAATCTGGCCCAGGCCCTGCGCTGCCACATCGCCTTCGTGGAGGACCTGCTGTATGCCAACAACACGAAGTGGCTGCGCCGGATCGCAGACGGGGCGGTGGTGGGCAATGCCTGGACCGAAAGCGGACCGGTCCCCGTGGGCGGGGTCAGCACCACCATCACGGTGGACGGTGCGGGTTACCGGGTTAACGGCACCAAGTCCTACACGACGGGAAGCCTGTACGCGGACTGGATCCAGACGGGTGCCCGCACAGCCGAGGGCCTGGACGTCATAGCCCTGGTCCGCCGCGATAATCCGGGCGTTGAGGTAATCGATGACTGGGACGGTTTTGGCCAGCGGCTGACCGCCAGCGGAACGTCGGTCTTCACCAATGTGTTCGTTCCCGCTGCGGACGTCATCACGGAGGCGGCGCATCCGCCGTACAGCACCGGTGTATACCAGCTCATCCATGTGGCGACCCTTGCCGGCATAGCCCGTGCGGCACTCGGGGACGTAGTCTCCGAAGTGCGCAAGAGGACCAGGACCTTCAGCAACGGAAACGGCACCCGGCCCAGCGCGGATATCCAGGTGCAGCAGGTGGTGGGGGAAGTATCAGCGCTGGCGTTCTCTGCCGAAACAGCTTCCCTCCGGGTGGCCGAACTGGTGCAGGAAGCCTACGAGGCGCAGCTCCAATCGTCGCCTGCGCTCGCAGACGCCGCGGTCACAGCGGTGGAGTTCGCCTCTTCGCAGGCGCAGATTGTGGTGACCGAGCAGGTCCAGCGGGCAGCTTCCCTTCTCTTCAATGCCCTCGGTGCCTCTTCAACCCGGCAGGAACTGCAGCTGGACCGGCATTGGCGCAATGCCCGGACCATTTCCTCCCACAATCCGGTCATCTACAAGTCACGGATCGTGGGCGACTGGGAAATCAACGGTACGATTCCCGACTTCGTGTGGCGGGCGGGTGAGGCTCCTGCTCCTGCCTCCGCCTCTGCCCGGTGA
- a CDS encoding dipeptide ABC transporter ATP-binding protein — protein sequence MTPHTPQQPLLAIDNLNVSFSTARGTIDVVRDVSLALAPGKALALVGESGSGKTVTARTLVGLNAPNARVSADRLDVLGHDAARLSERQWRRLRGKHIGYVLQDALVSLDPLRTVGREIDEALRAHGVHGREERQERVFAALRAAGITDPEVRARQRSGELSGGLRQRALIAQATVLNPQLVIADEPTTALDATVQAQILELLAALKEQGRGLIFISHDLAVVSRLADEIAVMQHGRIVESGRAAQVLGNPRHEYTRQLIDAVPSGRGKGTRLSSLPRQVKSAGPVRASAFSAEAPALEARNLVKAYVSPDGSSRTVVNNVSFTLPAGKTLGIVGESGSGKSTTARIVLGLTEADAGTVRLGGLPWAGNVQGAPVTEEMRRPHRRDIQLVNQDPLSSFDPRFSVERVITDALEAGGTGTPGERRDRAAELLGQVGLPLDLIRRQPLTLSGGQRQRVAIARALALRPRVLLLDEPVSALDVSIQAQVLDLLADLQEQHGLSYLFISHDLGVIHHVSDDVLVMKDGRVMESGSASSLFNFPTTNYTKALLAAVPQMPRRLSATDLHA from the coding sequence ATGACACCGCACACCCCGCAGCAGCCGCTGCTCGCCATCGACAACCTGAATGTTTCCTTCTCCACCGCGCGGGGCACCATTGACGTTGTCCGTGATGTTTCGCTGGCCCTTGCCCCCGGGAAGGCGCTGGCCCTGGTGGGGGAATCCGGATCCGGCAAAACCGTCACGGCCCGCACCCTCGTGGGACTCAATGCGCCCAACGCCCGGGTATCCGCGGACCGTCTGGACGTGCTCGGGCACGATGCAGCCCGGCTTTCCGAGCGGCAGTGGCGCAGGCTGCGGGGAAAGCACATCGGCTATGTCCTCCAGGATGCCCTCGTGTCCCTGGATCCCCTGCGCACGGTCGGCCGGGAAATCGACGAAGCCCTCCGTGCCCACGGCGTCCATGGACGGGAGGAGCGCCAGGAACGGGTTTTCGCCGCCCTGCGCGCCGCCGGCATCACCGATCCCGAGGTCCGGGCGCGGCAGCGCTCCGGTGAACTCTCCGGCGGGCTGCGGCAGCGCGCGCTGATTGCGCAGGCCACCGTACTTAATCCGCAGCTGGTGATTGCCGATGAACCAACCACCGCGCTGGATGCCACCGTCCAGGCCCAGATCCTCGAACTGCTGGCCGCCCTGAAGGAACAGGGCCGCGGGCTGATCTTCATCTCCCATGATCTTGCCGTGGTTAGCCGGCTCGCCGATGAAATCGCCGTGATGCAGCACGGACGGATAGTCGAGTCGGGGCGGGCGGCGCAAGTGCTGGGCAACCCGCGCCACGAGTACACCCGACAGCTGATCGATGCCGTTCCCTCCGGCCGCGGCAAGGGCACCCGGCTCTCGTCCCTGCCCCGGCAAGTGAAGTCCGCAGGCCCGGTACGGGCCTCGGCTTTCTCCGCGGAGGCTCCGGCGCTCGAAGCCCGCAACCTGGTCAAGGCCTATGTGTCTCCGGACGGCTCCTCCCGCACAGTGGTCAACAATGTCTCCTTTACCCTGCCGGCCGGCAAAACCCTGGGCATCGTGGGCGAGTCCGGATCGGGCAAGTCAACGACGGCGCGCATCGTCCTGGGACTTACGGAGGCGGATGCGGGGACGGTCCGGCTCGGCGGGCTGCCGTGGGCCGGGAACGTCCAGGGGGCACCGGTCACCGAAGAGATGCGGCGTCCGCACCGGCGGGACATCCAGCTGGTGAACCAGGACCCGCTGAGCTCATTTGATCCGCGCTTCAGCGTGGAGCGGGTGATTACCGACGCCTTGGAGGCCGGGGGCACCGGCACGCCCGGTGAACGCCGGGACCGCGCCGCGGAACTGCTCGGTCAGGTTGGGCTGCCCCTGGACCTGATTCGCCGGCAGCCGCTCACCCTCTCCGGCGGGCAGCGCCAGCGCGTGGCCATAGCCCGCGCCTTGGCGCTCCGGCCCCGCGTGCTGCTGCTCGACGAACCGGTATCCGCGCTGGATGTGTCCATCCAGGCCCAGGTCCTGGATCTCCTCGCGGATCTGCAGGAACAGCATGGCCTGAGCTATCTGTTCATCAGTCATGACCTCGGCGTAATCCACCACGTGAGCGACGACGTCCTGGTGATGAAGGACGGCCGTGTCATGGAATCCGGCAGCGCGTCATCGCTTTTCAACTTTCCGACAACCAACTACACCAAGGCCCTGCTCGCTGCCGTGCCCCAGATGCCCCGGCGCCTTTCCGCCACCGATCTGCACGCATGA
- a CDS encoding ABC transporter permease — MTTIARPASTVQEPADPLTGGTHLRTLRLVRSTPAGVWIAGALLVFLVLAAVAPSLFLRQDPYEIDPANAFQAPGASHLFGTDQNGRDILSRVIAGTGQSLLLGLAATAIGLILGGALGITAGVSGKRLDSAICRFVEILFAFPGLLLALIVIAVSGTGVVTAAVAVGIGSAPGYARMLRTQTLQVVAAPYVETALSLGRSRSHILRHTIIPNVARPLFVLVTLGIGQSIVWASSLSFLGLGAQPPAAEWGAMLADGRNYLQIAWWIAAFPGIFITLAALTTTVVGHHLQRRLEAEV; from the coding sequence ATGACCACGATTGCCAGACCCGCCTCGACAGTGCAAGAGCCCGCCGACCCGCTGACCGGCGGGACGCATTTGCGCACCCTGCGGCTGGTCCGCAGCACTCCCGCCGGTGTGTGGATAGCCGGCGCGCTCCTGGTATTCCTGGTGCTCGCCGCCGTCGCCCCTTCCCTGTTCCTGCGGCAGGACCCCTACGAGATTGATCCCGCCAACGCCTTCCAGGCGCCGGGCGCCTCCCATCTGTTCGGCACCGACCAGAACGGCCGCGACATCCTGTCCCGGGTGATCGCCGGCACCGGCCAATCACTGCTTCTGGGCCTGGCGGCCACGGCCATCGGACTGATCCTGGGCGGTGCACTGGGCATTACTGCCGGAGTGTCCGGCAAGCGGCTCGACTCGGCGATCTGCCGTTTCGTCGAAATCCTCTTCGCCTTCCCCGGCCTGCTCCTGGCCCTGATCGTGATCGCCGTCTCCGGCACCGGCGTCGTCACCGCCGCGGTTGCCGTGGGAATCGGATCCGCCCCCGGCTACGCCCGGATGCTCCGCACCCAGACCCTGCAGGTGGTGGCCGCCCCCTATGTGGAAACGGCTCTGTCCCTGGGCCGGTCACGCTCCCATATCCTCCGGCACACCATCATCCCCAACGTGGCGCGCCCTCTGTTTGTCCTCGTCACGCTCGGCATCGGACAGTCCATTGTCTGGGCATCCTCCCTGAGCTTCCTCGGACTCGGCGCGCAACCGCCGGCCGCCGAATGGGGCGCAATGCTCGCCGACGGGCGCAACTACCTCCAGATCGCCTGGTGGATTGCCGCGTTCCCCGGGATATTCATCACTCTCGCGGCCCTGACCACCACGGTGGTGGGCCATCACCTGCAACGCCGACTCGAAGCAGAGGTCTGA
- a CDS encoding ABC transporter permease yields the protein MSTQSLDPLNTAPRTTVSGGSTGRIVGKRAAGSVFVLWAAVTLTFFVLHLTPGDPVTAILGGAGSSPSPETVAAVRAQYGLDRPVLLQYLSYLGNLITGDFGVSYIFKVPVIEIIGPQILPTLQLAGLALAFAWVIALAFTLLTVGRGRLLDGVGRTLEVFFASLPPFWVGIMLAVLFAVILGWFPVAGDDGFRSLVLPALSLAIPLSGFIAQVTRSSFEEALAQPFILSARARGLSDAAVRLTHALRHAILPGLTLSAWAVGSLVSSAVVAEIIFARAGLGRSLVDAIINRDMPVTLAVVFIIAAVYILVNLAVDLLYRAVDPRTNPTGSAA from the coding sequence ATGAGCACCCAATCCCTTGATCCCCTCAACACGGCACCTCGCACAACGGTGTCCGGAGGCAGCACCGGCCGCATTGTCGGTAAGCGGGCCGCCGGCAGCGTTTTTGTCCTCTGGGCGGCCGTCACCCTCACCTTCTTTGTCCTGCACCTCACGCCCGGCGATCCCGTAACAGCGATCCTCGGGGGTGCCGGATCCTCCCCGTCGCCCGAGACGGTGGCAGCGGTAAGAGCCCAGTACGGACTCGACCGGCCCGTTCTTCTGCAGTACCTCTCCTATCTGGGCAACCTGATTACCGGGGACTTTGGGGTGTCCTATATCTTCAAGGTTCCCGTGATCGAGATCATCGGCCCGCAGATCCTTCCCACCCTGCAGCTCGCCGGACTGGCGCTGGCCTTCGCATGGGTCATCGCCCTGGCATTCACGCTCCTCACGGTGGGCCGCGGACGCCTGCTCGACGGCGTCGGCCGGACCCTGGAGGTGTTCTTCGCTTCCCTTCCCCCGTTCTGGGTGGGCATCATGCTTGCGGTCCTCTTCGCCGTCATCCTGGGCTGGTTCCCGGTGGCCGGAGACGACGGCTTCCGCTCGCTCGTCCTGCCGGCGCTCTCACTGGCCATCCCCCTGTCCGGGTTCATCGCCCAGGTCACCCGGTCCTCCTTCGAAGAAGCCCTGGCTCAGCCGTTCATCCTGAGCGCCCGTGCCAGGGGGCTGAGCGACGCCGCCGTGCGGCTGACGCATGCCCTGCGGCACGCCATCCTGCCCGGCCTCACGCTCTCCGCGTGGGCAGTGGGCTCACTGGTGAGTTCCGCCGTCGTCGCCGAGATCATTTTTGCCCGGGCCGGGCTGGGGCGTTCCCTCGTGGATGCCATCATCAACCGCGATATGCCGGTAACCCTGGCCGTGGTGTTCATTATTGCCGCCGTCTACATCCTCGTGAACCTCGCCGTGGACCTCCTCTACCGCGCGGTGGACCCCCGCACCAACCCGACAGGAAGTGCAGCATGA